In Pan troglodytes isolate AG18354 chromosome 20, NHGRI_mPanTro3-v2.0_pri, whole genome shotgun sequence, the genomic window cctgtaatcccagcactttgggaggccgaggtgggcagatcatgagatcaggagtttgagaccacactGACCAAcacggtcaaaccccgtctctaccaaaaatacaaaaattagccaggcatggtggcgcgagcctgtaatcccagctactcagggggctgaggcaggagatcagaaggctgaggcaggagaatcgcttgcacctgcgaggcggaggttgcagtgagctgagactgtgccacggcactccagcctgggtgacagagtgagactccatctcaaaaaaaaaaaaaaagtttcctcatTATACTTATAAACATACTGAACTTATTGACCAGGGCAGTCCTTTGTGAACACTCACCTTGGAAATCACCTCTCTGCACTGTCCTAGATTCTTCTTGTTCCAGCCAAGAGATCAGACTGGGTTTGAAGAGCTGATATCCTGTGCACAAAGAAAGATACATTACCAGAAGAGGCTCATGCAAGAGATGATAAATCTTTCCACAACTCAGGAGATATAGTTCCAATGGAAgcagtgaaattattttaaaagggctaaaaatgcaaatatcgtCTGTCTGTGCCCCCAAAAGATTGGTGATCTCTGATCCCTGAAGCCCAAATCCAGGCTGATGTACACACTTACAAAGCACTAAGACTTTTATCCAAATAGGAAGTTAAGTGAAACAAAGGATCTTCATTCTCATGGGAAACAACTATACATCTCATTCTTCAACATTATAGCACATCAGATTCatgagagcttgttaaaacacagatgacAGGGGCCCTGTTGCAGAGTTTCTCACTGAGTATGTCAAAGGTGGAGACTGAGAACATACATCTCCAACAGTGCTGGTGATGCTCTTCATCTGacaccacattttgagaatcaccAAGTAGATGAAACCCTATTAGGGCAGGGACTATGTCTGTTATTTCCCATTGTGTTCAGAGTTGCTATCTCTGAAGTGCAATACAGTAAGTACATAACATAATCTGTTCCATAGTAGGCTACAAGGGATGAGGCCAGTCTTACCTACTGTGGCCAAATTCTTGTAGTTCTCCAGCATCACATCTCTGTAGAGGTTTCTCTGAGTTGGGTCCAGTAAAGTCCATTCTTCTGGGGTGAAGTCCACAGCCAGGTCATCAAAAGTCACTGAATCCTAAACCATCACACACATGCTGGCTTGAGCCACAAAACATGTCTACCAGTGTTCACTGCAAAATGCAATACCTACAGAGTCTGAGGGCTCACATTGCCCACCCCAGGAGGTCCTCTCTATCCACACTCACTCACTGTCAGTCCCCTCCAGTGACACGGCTTGAATGGCACTTCTTACACATGATTGTATCTAACACAACAAGACTGGGAGGTCATCTGATTTCCCTCCACTGCAGCACACTCTTGAGCAGATGCTAGATAAACACTGATGAATGGATCGATTATCTCAAAGGATACTTTCATGTCCCTTACCATGTGTCAGAacactcaacaaaataaaaactatgcaGTTGGGACCATGAGGGAAGACTAATTAATCAATATTGAAATACTGGGATGACATTCAAGGCAAACCCTCACCAATATGACAGGCTCCACTCCTTCCGGGAATTCAACTAGGGACTCAGTCCTTGAAGGAGGCTTTATTTGCTTTAAGAAGCTCTGAAGATAATTCTGTGTAGAAGGAAATGTGTCTACCTGGTGATGCAAGTATGATATTTTGGAGAAGGATATACTTCCTGCATACCTGATAACAATTTGTCAGACAGTCAGCCACCACCCTTTCTACTTCTGTCTTTTCTTGAAGGCAGACTGGGTCCCTGTAAAGACCtcatggaaaagaaagaaggcatgAGAACCCAGGGCTGACGATAATTCCCACATTCACATACCCCAAAGTCATTCCATCCTACTGTGAGATTCCCATATACTCCTGCACACTCAAGaaaacacagacatacacactACCGCTATCAATTCCAGGGCAGTACTGCCTCACGTAAAGGCAAAAAAAAGGATAGTCAGCCATGCTGCCCACTGGGAAAAGGGTAACagtcttattttacagataaggaaacttaaCCCTGGAAATACACAGCACCTCTTCCCAAAGCACACACAGCAGGGGGCTGATGAAGTATTCTAGCTGGGcgagatggctcacacctgtaatcctagcactttgggaggtcgaggcaggcagatcacttgaggttaggagttcgagaccatcctggccaacatggtgaaactccatctctactaaaattacaaaaaattagctaagtgtggtggcacacgcctgtaatcccagctactcaggaggctgaggcaggaaaatcgcttgaacctgggaggcagaggttgcaatgagctgagatcatgccattgcactccagcctgagcaacagagcaagactctgtctcaaaaaaaaaaaaaaaaaaaggaacaaagcatTCCCTAGCCCACATCAGCACCTCAGAAATGAAGCTGCAGCGTGAATGATCAGGCACAGGCCACTGGACTCCATACTGTGTGGGGGGGGACACCTAAAGCAGGGTATCTGAAAATGAACAGAAACAGGACTTACCATAGGACAAATCAGTGGCTGCCATCCCACAGGGCTGATGGCTAAATGTGCTTCAAAGCACCTTTCCTTTACTCCAAGGATCACTCCAGGACAGCTTAGGAATCTACACGGACAGAGGTAACCTCCATTCTCTTTATCCAGGGTTAATGGTATCCTGTTTGTATAAATCATTAATCAACAAGCATTACTTATCAGTCATCAGACACCATTAGCACTCTCTCTGCAGAGCATATAGAGGAAAAGACACTGAAAACGGTGTACACTACAAATAGTAGGAAGACCAACTTCCACTACTGAGGAACAGTGTGTGTCAGAAGTCACACTAGCAGCTTTATATACTCGCTTAATTATCATAACCACCCTTTACAGTAGATATCAATGACCCctatttgataaagaaaaaatcaggccgggtgcggtggctcacgcctgtaatcccagcactttgggaaaccaaggcaggtgtgtcagttgaggtcaggagttcaagaccagcctgggcaacgtggtgaaaccccatctctactgaaaacacaaaaattagctgggcatggtagtgcatgcctataaatcccagctactgaggaggctgaggcaggagaatcgcttgaacctgagagacagaggtcgcagtgagccgagatcacaccactgcactccagcctggcaacagagtgaaactctgtctcaaaaggaaaaaaaaaaagaaaaagaaaaaaaagaaaacctacattCAGACAACACTTGGATTTGGTCCAGAATCATCCAGTTTGGAAGCTGTGAACCAGGACTTGAACACAGGCAATTTTGTCCCTGACACCCAATCTGTGGCTGCTCTTACTTTCCCCACATGACCAGCGTTAGTCTAAACCTGCACAGTACAACACCATGGTCACCACCCACATGTGTTATTGAACACCCACTCCATATAAACCGAGTATGACCCAACAAtagaatgtattttaatttaataaaatttatacaattaaaataaaatttaataaaaattaatcacaATCTTTAATAAATCAAACACAGAACAACAGTGCAAATGCTGATTGACAGAATGGGATCTGAACGATGAAAATCACTGAAAACTGAACAGTTCATTATCCATGAACCACATACACCCCCACAAGGACGCTACAGCCTTTATTCTACCAATGAGAAGGCTGAAACTCTGAGGTCACACTGGGTTACAGAAACCCCATGTCTAGACTCCTGGTGTAGATTGTACCCACTACCATGGGTTTCAAACTGGGGATCCTTAGGCTGAAGAGGGCCACAAATGTGTTTAATTTGGTGAAATCTAAAccaattatgttattttaaacttgaaatataattaatgtacaaTTAAAAGTACAGATCTTAGGCATTCAGTGGATGAATTTTGACAATCGCATACACTTGCGTAATCAAAAGCCTAAACAAGATGTAAAACATGTTCGTCTCCCCATGAAAACCTTCTTGCCCCTTCCAGTCTATCTTTTCACTCTCAACTCCAGGTAAGCACTCTGTGATTTCCTTCATTTAGCAGACACAACACTGGACAGGTAAATTAGGCAGTGTGCTCATCTCTCGCAAATGTACATCctatcttcatttttctctacTATTTAAATAACATgagataaaaattctaaaatctccCACTGCAACTGTGgacttgtctatttcttcttgtgtatCTGTAATGTATACTCCTTTATACATCTTGTAACAACATTACTGGGTAGATAGATACACACATTGAACTTTCCTATTTTTGGAGcaacaaaacctttttttttttttcttttgagacggagtctcgctctgttgcccaggctggagtgcagtggcatgatctcggctcactgcaagctccgcctccaggttcacgccattctcctgcctcagcctcccgagtagctgggactataggcacccgccaccacacccggctaatttttttgtatttttagtagacacggggtttcaccctgttagccaggatggtctcgatctcctgactttgtgatctgcccgcctcggcctcccaaagtgctggattacaggcgtgagccactgcacctggccacaacaAAACCTTTTATCATAAGGAACTCTGCGAGTCTCTAGGAATGTTCTTGGATGATGCTGGGTGACACTGCAACTTGCTTTTCTTTGTGGAGTCTCTGTATCTCATGGGCAGCCTTAGGTATCTTTGGGTGCCAATGTTCCCCTTGACCTGGCATGGAGCCTAAAGGCACCCAGTGATGGCTGGACAGACAACTGAGATCCTTCTCAACACTGTTAAAGTACACCCAGACTACAGCCCCATCACAATTCATAACACAATATGCATCTGAGTTCTGAGGAAATGCATTGAACTACTCAAAGAATGCAAGGGTGACAGGAATACTGTCTCTTTCTATGCACTTAGCCACCACCCATGGCCTGTCTGCATACCAAAGACTGGTTTCCCCTGGCCACCTAATGTGGATATTTAGTGCTCTCAGTCTTGTATCCTTACTGGCACCCCAACTTCCTCTGCTCATGAGCACAATAGCCAGGGTTGCCTGCATTCCAGAGGGCTGCTTCCTGCTTTCCCCGAGTCCAATGACTAGCTCTAGCACCCGCTAAAAGTGCAGAGCAGAAGCACTACAGCCCCGCTAAAGGCTGACCCTGAAGGGGGCAGTACTAAAGGAAAATCTTCCGAGTGGCAGAACTTCAGGCAGTGTATTGGCCTGCTTCTGGGTCTGGAGTAAGAGTTGACAAgatgcatgcatacacatacacagattcATCAAAAGTTGCCGATGGCTTGGCTGGATGgtcaaaaatgtggaagcaaccagAGTGGTAACAAGGAAACCTAGGAAAAGGTATATGGATGGACATCTCTGAAAGGAAAGATTGTGTCCCACGTGAATGCCTGCCGTGATCCACTAGAAATAGGGCAGACAAAATCACGTGCTCTAAAGATACCTTGTACTTTTCCTAGCTGCACTTCAGTGCTTGCTCAATGGGCCCATTAAAAAATGTTCATGACAGCAGGGATAAAGGCTATGTGTGGGCTCAGCAATAAGGACTTCCCCTTACCAAGTCCGACCCAGCTAACATTACTGCTGGGCCTAATCTCCTGAAAGCAGAAATCAACACTGAGCATCCCATACAGCACCATTCCTTAGAGGAGACCAGCCAGCCATGCTGTAATGGGCCCTCTTCTATCAGGAAATTGTCAAAGACTCATCCCCACCAGAACAGACTCACGTTCCGGTGTGGATCTGCCTTTCGACTAGTTAGGCTTCTGCTGACACCACCACCCACGGAATCACAACATGCTTTATCAGTAGTCATGGCCTCCACACAACAGAGTTTCTAAACAAGCAAAGCATTTGACTGCAGAGGAAGTGCAACAATGGAAGCATGTCCTTGAAATCAACTGGTTCCATCACACACCCCATCACTCAGAAGCAGTGGATCTACATGAAAAGTGGAATCGCATACTGAAAACTCAGTTATAGGGCCAAATGGGGGACAACCCTTAGAAAGGAATTCTGACTCAAAGGTCAAGGTGTACGCTTTGAGTCATAAAGCCTTCCATGGTACTGTCTCCCAGAGTCAGAATACATGGGTCCAAGAATTGAtgagtaggccaggcgcggtggctcatgcctggaatcccagcactttgggaggccgaggcaggtggatcgtttcaggtcaggagttcgtgaccagcccggccaacatggtgaaaccccgtctctactaaaaacacgaaaaattagctgggcatggtgacacatgcctgtaatcctaactacttggaaagctgaggcaggagaatggcttgaacccgggaggtggaggttgcagtgagccgagattgtgccactgcactccagcctgggcgacagagcaagactccatctcaaaacaaaacaaaaaaatagaattgatGGGTGAAGGTGGAATTAACTCCACTGACAGAAGTTTGCTTTTATTCCCAGCAACTCAGAGCACTGCTGGTCTGGAGAGCTTCTTAGACCCTAGAGGAAAATGCCTCCCCCAGGGGGCACGGTTATGGTTCTAATGCATTGGAACAGGAGACTGCCACTTGGCCCTTTTGGGCTTCATATACCACTAAAccaagaggcaaaaaaaaaaaaaaagaaaaaagttaatctACTGGCTGGAGTGGTTAATCCCAATTATCAAAGGAAAACTGTGGCACTGCTAGACAATTGAGGCAAGGAGGATGAAGTGATGAAGTGTAGAACCTCCGAGTACTTCTATACTCCATAGAAAAGGTTAATGGAAAACCACAACTGAACGAAAGCAGGACAACAGAGGATTCGGACTCTGGGCGAACGAAGATTTGGATCGCTCCTCCCTGGTACAAAACCTGGAGCAGCTGAGGTTCAAGTGGAGGGCAGGGAAAATACGGAATTAGTCACTGAAGAAGTAAACCATGGACATCAACTACAACCTCAAGACCAgtgacagaaacaagaaatgtAGTTTTGCATGTTTTCTCTCTGCTTGTTATACGTATGTGTGTTTATAtccatgtgtttgtttatttaaatgaaCCATTTACTTCTATCTTTTTcccacttttattttatatacacattattagaggttacatttataattttgtctttaagAAACAGAATAGTTAGAATGGGACTAAATTTGAGGAGTAATTGACATGGCGTGCCATGGGAATACAAAGGACTGTGTGAACTGCGCATCTGCTCCTTTGGGGGTGGGTGAGGACTTCTTCCCTCATATCTTCTTAGGTAGGAATATAGACTTGTTTAATTATTCCAAAGAAATTCCTATGTGTGTAGGAGAGTGCATATGGATGGTACAGAACCAAAAGTGAAATATGCCAGTTAGCTGTTTATTTATCTCAGCTCCAATACCCCCATCGTCTTTGTCTTAGTTAAAACTTCCCCTGCCTGTGTAGCTGTTTGTTATACAGCCTGCTTGTTCCTCACCTCACTGGCCCCAAATCCAACACATCTCACAGCTGCTGACTACAGTGAAACTTAGTGGCCAACACCAGAGTCATATAAATAAGAACTTTCCTTTGTGCAACCAATCCACAACCCCCAAAGGAAGTCCTGAGGGATAACGTCCATGCACCTTAATAACGCAAGGCCCAACAGGTCCTCTCTCATTCCTATCCCACAGGTTGAACACCCGGCTGTCTCTGGACTTCCATCAGCCCCCGAGAGCAGCCTCCCATCCTGGGGATCTGTGAGTAGGAGGATGCTTCTGACATTTCATGTGTTTTGTTGTGCTGCCTCCTCTACATCTTGCCCGCCCAACACACTGGAATGTAACTCTCCTCCCGGTCTGGGTAGGGCTAGAATTTGCAGCCActcttcagagagagagagaccccctAGACCAAAACAGAGGAAAATATATTCAGTGTGGTGAACAGGGTGTGTGGTCACAACCTGAGGGACACAAGACCAGGCCTTCAGATTGCTCTTGGCCTGTTTACTACCTGGCCCACTCACATGGCTGATGCCATATGGGAGGGCTCCACAGCCTGCTGGGGTACCTCTCTGCTGCTGTGCATTGCTGCCTGTTGTCTCTGTGGAGCACTGCCAATACTCCCATCCCTAAATTGGGTGGGTCCTCCATAGTCCAAGCGCTCCCTAGGACTCACCAACTGCTAGCCTTAAGAGGGCAAGAGGGGCACGACAGTCACTATCCAAGACTGCTGTCACTTCCCCAAATAGGAACTGCTGGGCTGGAGGAAGCCAACTGTATTCCCAAGGCCTCACTCTGGCATAACGGGCTTGCTACTGAGAGGCAGAAGGGGTAAGGCAGGCGCTGGGCCAGTCAAAGGGTTAGCGGAGTGCAAGAGGAAGACCGGCATTCTGACTGCCCACTGTATGGATAAGCAGTACAGACGAGGCCACCAGACTTCCCACTCCGACAACAGTAGCAACCCCTTCACTGGGGAGATGACGGCACCTCGCTGGCAAGGTTGCTGTTGGGGTCTGCTATCCCCAGGACACTGCCTTCCATTGCATCTGTTGCTCTACGCCCCCACCCTGACAAGGTCAACTGGGCACCCTAGAGAGAAAGGCGGCTGCCTACAAAGGGGTCAGATGGGAAGCACAAATGGAGGCCAGAGGACCAGGGGCCACTCGGGACCACGGGGAGCTTGTCAggtaaacaaaggaaaaaatattttagccaCCTGGAGATACAAGCCATTCTGAAGATTtcacttagaagaaaaaaatagagggaaAGAAACTGATTgtcttgaggtctggagttcccAGTCCTCTGTTGCCTAGAAGCACTGGGCGCCTTAcccctccttcttttcctcttatCAACCAGAGACAGAAATTAAGAACCCTTCAGGCAGTTAAAAGTCTAagaccaaaaaaaaggaaaaaaagcctcGAGATTTAGGAGGTTAcaagttcaagaaaaaaaaaaaagaggaactttTTGAACTTTAAGTACTAAACAAATGCCAGGTCTAACAAACATAATCCCGCTGGCCCTAGATTACTGAATGATTTAAACACAGACCATGAgacatggggaaaaaaataaaaggtaattaGACTAACTAACATTTGGTAAAATGTACCAATTAACAAAACTGCATAGGCCTACTCAATCTGGGGCTCAAATTACACTTATACCTGGGGATCCCACTAAATTCAAACATTGTGCTCCCTAAAATCTTAAAAGGGTAACtaaatacaggagaaaaaaaataggtaCGCCTCGCTTTAACTGTAGCCTTGCTTAAATCTCCCATAGTCATAGTACCCATGGCCCTAAAATATTCCATATTAGGTATAAATATGCTAacataataaataacaaattaaaattaaagtgagACTTTGACACTTACAAATTGGCTTGATAAAATGGGACCCCATGGATAATCAGTTGAAATATTTCACATGGCCCAATGTAAGTTACAACAGGGCCTCAAGGATGAAAACTTCTATAAAACCTAATTAATGAAGGGGTGATTATCCCTACTGCTTCTCCATTTGACAGCCCAATTGTGCCTGCTCttgaatctgaaaaagaaaataaagggcaCCTCATGCTGGATTACTACAGCCTTCATACTGTGGTCCCATCCATCAAGGTGCCCACACCCAATATTATTAAAACTCCtgattttattcaataaacaacCAATAACTTTTgtgcttttaattataaatttgaccaacatgttttttttttttttttttttttctgagattgagtcttgctctgtcacccaggctagaatgcagtggcacaatctcggttcactgcaacctccgccacccagggttcaagggattctattgcctcagcctcccgagtagctgggattacaggtgtgcgtcaccatgcccagctaattttttttttttttttttttttaagtagagacagggtttccgcatgttaggccaggctggtcttgaactcctgacctcaagtgatctgcccacctcggcctcccaaagtgctgggattacaggtgtgagccaccacacccggcctggacaACATGCCCTGTTCAGTGCCTATTTCAACAGCCTCTCAGCTGCAGCTTGCCTCTCCCTCCGATGGGACACAACACACCTTTTCCAGGCTACCCAACAGATCTGTCATCACATACGATCTTTGCAAACGAGATCTTAACAACATCCACCTTCTCCAGGAACACAGGTATGCACCGCACCGATAACAGCCTTCCCCAAGGAAACTCTTGACATGTCATTAAGGGGAAGTAATTCCAGTATCTTTTAGTAATTTTTGGGTTCTGGTGGCAACATATTCCTGATttacaaattataatttaaattaaaatcaacAAGCACTCCTATTAATGCCtcgaagaaacaaaaaagaaaacggGGGGAAAAAATCAACTCCCTAAAAGGACTCCCTTCATGCTAGAGACTGGCAACTTTTTAA contains:
- the ZNF266 gene encoding zinc finger protein 266 isoform X6, whose amino-acid sequence is MAATDLSYGLYRDPVCLQEKTEVERVVADCLTNCYQDSVTFDDLAVDFTPEEWTLLDPTQRNLYRDVMLENYKNLATVGYQLFKPSLISWLEQEESRTVQRGDFQDRKPQRRGGQ